One Aspergillus oryzae RIB40 DNA, chromosome 2 genomic window carries:
- a CDS encoding glycoside hydrolase family 88/105 protein (predicted unsaturated glucuronyl hydrolase involved in regulation of bacterial surface properties, and related proteins) produces the protein MASKHPASEIHRVIDLLIDNLINIRDDKGEFLLHLKDGRTIQAKCWNGWEWTHGIGLYGVWKFYEITGQAKYLKIIEDWFAERFAEGGTTKNINTMSVFLTLAYVYEKTGNLTYLPWLDAWGEWAMYELPRTKYGGMQHITYVAENDQELWDDTLMMTVMPLAKIGKLLNRPEYIAEAKRQCLIHVKYLFDTKTGLFFHGWKFENGGHGNGGHNFADARWARGNSWCTIVIPEILELLELEPNDAIRTHLCDTLEAQCEALQQSQSVSGAWHTLIDHPDSYLEASATAGFAYGILKAVRRRYIGSQYRAMGEKAISSVLKDVDEKGELQNTSFGTPMGHDLQVYKDIPLTAMPYGQAMAIMALGEYLWTYL, from the coding sequence ATGGCATCAAAACACCCCGCCTCGGAAATTCACCGTGTCATTGACCTCCTCATTGACAACCTCATAAACATTCGCGACGACAAGGGCGAATTCCTCCTGCATCTGAAAGATGGCCGCACCATCCAGGCAAAATGCTGGAATGGTTGGGAATGGACTCATGGCATCGGGCTGTACGGTGTATGGAAGTTCTACGAGATAACGGGCCAGGCCAAGTACCTTAAGATTATTGAGGACTGGTTTGCTGAGCGCTTTGCTGAAGGCGGCACTACCAAAAATATCAACACGATGTCTGTCTTCCTGACTCTTGCCTATGTTTATGAGAAGACAGGTAATCTGACCTATCTTCCCTGGCTCGATGCCTGGGGCGAATGGGCGATGTACGAGTTGCCACGCACCAAGTATGGTGGTATGCAGCATATCACCTACGTCGCGGAGAATGACCAGGAACTCTGGGATGATACACTTATGATGACTGTGATGCCGCTTGCTAAAATCGGAAAACTCCTTAATCGGCCTGAATATATCGCCGAGGCGAAGCGACAATGTCTTATCCACGTAAAGTATCTCTTTGACACGAAAAcgggccttttcttccacggcTGGAAGTTCGAGAATGGGGGACATGGGAACGGGGGGCATAATTTTGCAGATGCACGGTGGGCCCGCGGGAATAGCTGGTGTACCATCGTCATCCCAGAAATCCTCGAGTTGCTGGAACTAGAGCCAAATGATGCTATTCGGACCCATCTCTGCGACACACTTGAGGCGCAGTGCGAAGCACTGCAACAGTCACAATCTGTATCGGGCGCTTGGCATACGCTTATCGATCACCCAGACTCGTACCTAGAGGCATCAGCGACTGCTGGATTTGCGTATGGTATTCTGAAGGCTGTGCGGAGGCGGTACATCGGGTCCCAGTACCGGGCTATGGGAGAAAAGGCTATCTCCTCTGTGCTGAAAGATGTAGATGAAAAGGGAGAGCTCCAGAACACTAGTTTTGGCACGCCCATGGGCCATGATCTTCAAGTTTACAAGGATATCCCTCTTACTGCCATGCCGTACGGCCAGGCCATGGCAATCATGGCTTTGGGGGAGTACCTATGGACCTACCTGTAG
- a CDS encoding uncharacterized protein (predicted protein), whose translation MRIQSIALFLGLCTAVLAVPHKPHNARYMGKDWQESSSSTATPTPTPSPTPRPTPRPTPTTPPGDDDDSGEFPFPWPTEWPPIFDDFPDIGGNDDSSSGDVPDMSRAMSVFGRGRSRRMDSTLKTLFGLCGGGHFVLSSCPALKV comes from the exons ATGAGGATCCAAAGcatcgctctcttcctcggtCTATGCACCGCAGTCCTGGCTGTTCCCCATAAGCCACACAACGCAAGATATATGGGGAAGGACTGGCAAGAGTCGTCAAGTTCCACTGCGACACCGACGCCGACGCCTTCGCCGACACCCCGACCAACTCCCAGGCCGACGCCCACTACACCCCCAggcgacgacgatgattcCGGGGAGTTCCCCTTCCCATGGCCCACCGAGTGGCCACCGATCTTCGACGACTTCCCGGACATCGGAGGCAATGACGATTCAAGCTCCGGCGATGTGCCTGAT ATGTCGAGGGCGATGAGCGTCTTCGGAAGGGGTCGAAGTAGGCGGATGGATTCTACGCTTAAGACTTTATTTGGTCTGTGTGGCGGAGGACATTTTGTGTTGTCATCGTGTCCTGCGTTGAAAGTCTAA
- a CDS encoding Smr domain protein (predicted protein), with product MVDRADNQLRELEKDYCPPLDPALFTAIACDYDLSDSAQLQQLRETLDTLKLSAWEQEDLPFDPSGTSGLGANGVDSEGIPSEHSVSQNGTVRSRETDITSLASEFSSFSVGDKGSHNDGSLCLSGATEEDKIGYLSEMFPSVDKFTIQHALRKSNGDVDRSMDVLLNLTFFSEQPSIEDGDKVAIPKGIDGFQDGSNGETGRKKNRKRKGKTKSGRNYERSSPLDSEPGCFLQDEPCTVNKWDAAQKDIEFIHSRTSPVLKKEMVTSTYHANGASLTATIRSLAETHAPKDERAISQDTVTEAQVAELIQELPSIPPTTFAGLLKITRSSVSAASELAAAMVTGPVSPSMSELIKFTTSPPPVDVDVETPRRRNEPRVIRDYDRVRSSAGAHFAASSEALAKASAAYRRGKSDRLMGGAAAYYSAVGRDHLERAKRDAAEAADALVDSQSTHNTLDLHGVSVQDAVRIASERVSDWWESFGDAKYVRGGEIARSGYRIVTGLGRHSHDGTSRLGPAVGKMLAREGWKVEVGEGVLTVVGVVRRH from the exons ATGGTTGACCGAGCCGATAACCAGCTAAGA GAATTGGAAAAGGATTATTGTCCACCTCTTGACCCAGCCTTATTTACAGCTATCGCCTGCGACTATGATCTCTCTGACTCGGCCCAGCTCCAGCAGCTTCGCGAAACCCTCGACACTCTCAAGCTATCTGcatgggaacaggaagacCTTCCATTTGATCCGTCCGGAACGAGTGGTCTGGGAGCAAATGGTGTTGATTCGGAAGGGATACCGTCAGAACACAGCGTGTCGCAAAACGGCACTGTGCGATCGCGTGAAACAGACATCACGAGTTTGGCATCAGAattctcctccttcagcGTAGGCGACAAAGGCTCGCACAATG ATGGATCGCTTTGTCTGTCGGGTGCAACTGAGGAGGATAAGATTGGTTACTTGTCGGAGATGTTTCCCTCGGTTGATAAATTCACCATCCAGCATGCACTGCGGAAGTCTAATGGGGATGTTGATCGCTCAATGGATGTCCTGCTTAACCTCACATTCTTCTCCGAGCAACCTTCAATTGAGGACGGGGATAAGGTCGCTATCCCTAAAGGCATCGATGGGTTTCAAGATGGCTCGAATGGGGAAACAGGGCGAAAGAAAAACCGCAAACGCAAAGGGAAAACTAAGAGCGGCCGAAACTATGAGCGCTCGTCCCCTTTGGATTCTGAGCCAGGCTGCTTCTTGCAGGATGAACCCTGTACTGTTAATAAGTGGGATGCTGCGCAGAAGGATATTGAGTTTATTCATTCCAGGACTTCCCCTgtcctgaagaaggaaatggtcaCGTCCACCTACCATGCTAATGGTGCTTCTTTAACGGCGACTATTCGGTCCCTGGCAGAGACACATGCACCGAAAGATGAGCGGGCCATTAGTCAAGATACAGTTACAGAGGCACAAGTTGCCGAGCTGATCCAGGAGCTTCCTTCTATCCCGCCCACAACGTTCGCAGGTCTACTTAAAATTACGAGGAGCTCCGTCTCAGCCGCTAGTGAATTGGCAGCTGCAATGGTGACCGGACCAGTGTCTCCGTCAATGTCTGAATTGATTAAATTTACTACTTCACCGCCACCAGTCGATGTCGACGTGGAGACGCCTAGGCGACGGAATGAGCCGCGGGTCATTCGAGATTATGATCGTGTAAGAAGTTCCGCAGGGGCCCATTTTGCTGCCAGTTCGGAAGCACTCGCTAAAGCCTCGGCGGCATATCGTCGTGGCAAGTCTGATCGCCTGATGGGCGGTGCCGCTGCTTATTACTCGGCAGTCGGACGAGACCATCTAGAGCGAGCAAAGCGGGACGCGGCCGAAGCAGCAGATGCCCTCGTAGATTCGCAGTCCACGCACAATACGCTAGATCTTCACGGTGTTTCAGTGCAAGATGCCGTTCGCATTGCCAGTGAACGGGTCTCAGATTGGTGGGAGTCTTTCGGGGACGCCAAATACGTGCGCGGTGGTGAAATAGCCCGGTCTGGATACCGCATCGTCACTGGGCTCGGGCGACATAGTCATGATGGGACATCGCGCCTGGGTCCTGCCGTGGGTAAGATGCTGGCTCGTGAAGGCTGGAAAGTGGAAGTAGGCGAAGGAGTCTTGACTGTCGTAGGTGTGGTGCGGCGTCACTGA